The Carassius carassius chromosome 9, fCarCar2.1, whole genome shotgun sequence genome includes a region encoding these proteins:
- the LOC132149641 gene encoding sphingosine kinase 1-like — MDEPDAQHQRNGTAAGARMHGQFTDADTGRLTHALTLSDSCLTVQNISSSSPPEHLDLRDCLWSRAHRGEDQDAYLCVYLYPYRRRWMAWGPGRQRDERRFRLALRTDDNDEDANLREAERWARAINNARRAEHAHGVLFSEVRRPRGMMVLVNPQSGQGQAMALYNRHIQRMLTEADIPHTLFITERQNHARDLVRSADLMQWDALVVLSGDGLLFEVVNGLMDRPDWEKAIQTPLGILPGGSGNALAASVHHYTRASPVWGEDLLTSCGFLLCKGLVSKLDLVSIRLASGARLFSFLSLAWGFVADVDIESERFRPIGALRFLLSTLLSLASLRVYQGKLAFLPAESERESASAGFCSADSRLPDRLLVPLEQPVPQDWTQVEEQEFVLVLAMFQAHLDEDLRAAPDARVDDGLIHLFYVTGGVSRLMMLRLFRAMQSGTHLDLGCAHLVYRRARALRLEPLSTAGVMTVDGERVEYGPLQAQVHRGAARLISA, encoded by the exons GGTGCAGAACATCAGCTCCTCTTCACCGCCGGAGCACCTGGACCTGCGCGACTGCCTGTGGAGCCGCGCGCACCGGGGCGAGGACCAGGACGCGTATCTCTGCGTGTATCTCTACCCGTACCGGCGCCGCTGGATGGCCTGGGGTCCGGGGCGCCAGAGGGACGAGCGGCGCTTTCGGCTCGCGCTCAGGACGGATGATAATGATGAGGACGCGAACCTGCGCGAGGCGGAACGGTGGGCGCGCGCCATCAACAACGCGCGCCGCGCGGAACACGCTCACG gtgtGTTGTTCTCAGAGGTCCGCCGACCGCGTGGCATGATGGTATTGGTCAATCCTCAGAGTGGGCAGGGCCAGGCGATGGCTCTCTATAACCGCCACATACAGCGGATGCTCACTGAGGCAGATATACCACACACACTCTTCATCACAg AGCGTCAGAATCATGCGCGGGATCTGGTGAGGAGCGCTGACTTGATGCAGTGGGACGCTCTGGTCGTTCTGTCTGGAGACGGGCTGCTGTTTGAG gtggtGAATGGTCTAATGGATAGGCCGGATTGGGAAAAGGCCATCCAGACTCCTCTGGGAATCCTGCCTGGAGGTTCAGGAAATGCCCTGGCTGCTTCTGTCCATCACTACACACG AGCGTCTCCGGTGTGGGGTGAAGATCTGCTCACCAGCTGTGGCTTCTTGCTCTGTAAGGGTCTGGTGTCTAAACTGGACCTGGTCTCCATCCGTCTGGCGTCCGGCGCTCGTCTCTTCTCCTTCCTGTCTCTGGCCTGGGGCTTCGTGGCCGACGTGGACATCGAGAGCGAGCGTTTCCGGCCGATCGGAGCGCTGCGCTTCCTCCTCAGCACGCTGCTGAGTCTGGCCTCCTTACGCGTGTATCAGGGGAAACTGGCGTTCCTGCCTGCCGAAAGCGAGCGAGAATCAGCCTCAGCTGGGTTCTGTAGCGCAGACAGCCGGCTGCCTGACCGTCTGCTGGTCCCTCTGGAGCAGCCCGTCCCGCAGGACTGGACGCAGGTGGAGGAGCAGGAGTTCGTCCTGGTGCTGGCCATGTTCCAGGCGCACCTGGACGAGGATCTGCGGGCGGCTCCAGACGCACGGGTCGATGACGGACTCATTCACCTGTTCTACGTGACGGGGGGAGTCTCACGCCTCATGATGCTGCGGCTCTTCCGGGCCATGCAGAGCGGGACGCACCTGGACTTGGGCTGTGCTCATCTGGTGTACCGGCGTGCACGAGCGCTGAGGCTGGAGCCGCTGAGTACGGCCGGTGTGATGACGGTGGACGGCGAGCGCGTGGAGTACGGGCCTCTTCAGGCGCAGGTGCACAGAGGAGCGGCCCGCCTCATCTCCGCATGA
- the LOC132149629 gene encoding envoplakin-like — protein sequence MFKRKEYSPIKAEHLSRDFSGLKEMEFTQFVKQVAVATVPDSAKAGLIDSRLEQIYLDLLNLEKDMQNQMRSPLDRAAPIGDLSARTKDHNGFVTILRNLEAEKASAQRDMEPLISQKPLGPTTSSLPLKLSKINNKFDNITTLSDLYHKKITSSMFLEKQIKKVCNMLTAYEDELAADPGVLDEPNAIRSHSGQLQTMSKEVISKKDDIQQLNRELAVTEQACSSLQKIFQEYCPDITHQETEVKNLRNRYSNINSQLQQRTTLLQEAMNKNTEFNRAIQSLTAFLINMPNNEVWPGESVSQIYAKQHSQLRAVEDIKRKQDDANRVVKISHELQIILNEYELNSNKYRSAMGKPEMNTKRLDNITLAEAVQRKERDVVNLYSEVSAQNNQLLNQVILAKDLISKNDEIVSHVVVRQQLQIQSQQRDMDEVDGLKRELLEEISRRAHAENDLTTYRKRMMSLKSRRGVERVEEKETVHYYRDQKLEANLEALKSRIMEEINKRSELHTEIEIVNKKIVSCEHEIVEVKPKLVTKVLTEIERDPKLDVEAKRIRELILKLREEIRVHESETVHMRTEVTVLESKRPVIKETLVLKEVVKLEKDPEMLKAVLNLKSEISNEGVRCQNLNDQIFQIRSQINNLERIIPTIQPKTIIKEVKRVEQDAELLQESKTLRVHLEELVREYNILMKEFSSLQLRYSQVETIKQKIEFNEIIHEIYRIDPETEVELRRLRNELLEISRRRTSIENEINVIMVDLKTLRSEKPKVELKEVTRELVKEERSPEIVKEIKRLNEQLTILRTNFDSTMNRVIRLRKDRDEWKAERSKVETKVVTKEFIRYENDPLLEKEAEHLRREVREEIQRRRTVEENVFDLKNKYIVLERQKPEERVVVQEIVRLQTDPSQILAHQRLVKTLEETIKVRRQLELEVQQMRSLVLELEKKLELVDRQKKIQVETELRQIKARIYELETCPTPVEEKIVIEEVLKVERDPTVDKLITDLRVTLENESASFSRLERDIRNLKIRIESLTKEKSVEKVIHKEVIRVEKDQTVEAERENLRAQLTQLKNARALKDEELLRLNNKITRIHTTRTNFSQEETTLIVYRDRINKEMNELLQELRRLESQKQEITITFQHQSKLLSERNQVSRQNSIKLESEVQRLEREILEVKELINQLEITIMELQKQIKEVHHTETNTRETNVSTKVTILDPETGKDMSAYDAYVEGLIDRNQYIHFQELECSWEEITTTGPEGETTLLQDRKSGKQYSIETALKNGRLTKNELQRYREGKMSISEFALLVAGEKKSTSLPPLSATQTTTVQTIAPTSQSYNSSSLTRRLSYSSNSNLNSLLITSGDELFPISGILDVTTDSRMSVRSALTRKLIDQDTAMRLLEAQAATGGIVDLNKKDKLSIHKAAECGLIESSHLHKLLSAQKAFTGFEDPVSKERMSVGEAARRGMIPNDSAMWFMEAQMLTGGLVDPKRAGRIDLQNAVNTKLIDASMAKQLQDDSAFVKNVIDPTKKEKITYKEAMARCKKDYTTGLLLLPAASTDTVDAPSYSSYNFSKR from the exons ATGTTTAAGAGGAAGGAATACAGTCCCATCAAGGCCGAGCA TCTGAGCAGAGATTTCTCTGGTCTGAAGGAGATGGAGTTTACGCAGTTCGTAAAACAAG TCGCTGTGGCCACCGTCCCTGACAGCGCGAAGGCCGGCCTCATTGACAGCCGGCTGGAACAGATCTATTTAGACCTTCTGAACTTAGAGAAAGACATGCAGAACCAAATGAGGTCTCCGTTAGATCGCGCTGCACCCATCGGAGATCTGTCCGCCAGAACCAAAGACCACAAT GGTTTTGTCACAATTCTAAGAAACCTGGAGGCCGAGAAAGCATCAGCTCAGAGAGACATGGAGCCCCTGATATCCCAGAAACCCCTGGGGCCCACCACATCCTCACTGCCTCTGAAGCTGAGCAAAATCAACAACAAATTCGACAACATCACCACCCTCTCTGATCTCTATCACAAGAA GATCACGTCTTCCATGTTCCTGGAGAAACAGATCAAGAAGGTGTGCAATATGCTGACTGCGTACGAGGATGAGTTGGCTGCAGACCCTGGTGTATTAGATGAACCCAATGCCATCCGCAGCCACTCCGGACAGCTGCAG ACCATGAGTAAAGAGGTTATATCCAAGAAAGATGACATTCAGCAGTTGAACCGTGAGTTGGCTGTCACAGAGCAGGCATGCAGCTCCCTGCAGAAGATCTTCCAGGAGTATTGCCCTGACATCACCCACCAAGAGACCGAGGTCAAGAACTTGAGGAATCGCTACTCCAACATCAACAGCCAGCTGCAGCAAAG GACAACTCTGTTGCAAGAGGCCATGAATAAAAATACGGAATTTAACCGTGCCATCCAGTCGCTCACTGCTTTCCTCATCAATATGCCCAACAACGAAGTTTGGCCAGGTGAAAGTGTGTCGCAAATCTATGCCAAGCAACACTCTCAGTTG AGGGCAGTTGAAGACATCAAGAGAAAGCAGGATGATGCAAACCGGGTGGTGAAAATTTCACATGAACTGCAGATCATTCTTAAC GAGTATGAATTGAATTCTAACAAATACCGCAGTGCAATGGGAAAACCAGAAATGAACACAAAAAGACTTGATAACATCACCCTGGCTGAAGCTGTGCAGAGGAAG GAAAGGGATGTTGTGAACCTTTACTCTGAAGTATCAGCACAGAATAATCAACTACTAAATCAAGTGATATTGGCCAAGGACCTCATCAGCAAG AATGATGAAATTGTGAGCCATGTGGTGGTAAGGCAGCAACTTCAGATTCAAAGTCAGCAGAGGGACATGGACGAAGTTGACGGTCTGAAGCGAGAACTGCTTGAAGAAATATCTCGCCGTGCTCATGCCGAGAATGATTTAACGACCTACAGGAAACGTATGATGTCCCTGAAGAGTCGGAGAGGTGTGGAGCGAGTGGAAGAAAAGGAAACTGTTCATTACTACCGTGATCAGAAgctggaggccaacttggaagcACTTAAGAGCAGGATAATGGAAGAGATAAATAAACGATCCGAATTGCACACCGAAATTGAGAttgtcaataaaaaaattgtCAGTTGTGAACATGAAATTGTCGAAGTGAAGCCCAAGCTGGTGACAAAGGTGCTTACTGAAATTGAGCGTGATCCCAAATTGGATGTGGAAGCCAAGAGGATCAGGGAGCTCATACTCAAGCTAAGGGAGGAAATTCGAGTGCACGAGAGTGAAACGGTACATATGAGAACGGAAGTTACTGTCCTGGAGAGCAAGAGGCCTGTGATAAAAGAGACATTGGTTTTGAAAGAGGTTGTGAAACTAGAAAAAGACCCCGAAATGCTGAAAGCTGTGTTAAACTTGAAGAGCGAGATCTCTAATGAAGGTGTCAGATGCCAGAACCTGAATGATCAGATATTCCAGATAAGGAGTCAGATCAATAATCTAGAGAGGATTATTCCAACTATACAACCGAAAACTATCATCAAGGAGGTGAAAAGGGTGGAGCAGGATGCTGAACTCCTACAAGAGTCCAAGACCCTCCGTGTACACCTGGAAGAACTGGTCCGTGAATACAATATTTTGATGAAAGAGTTCTCCAGCCTTCAGCTCCGCTACAGCCAAGTGGAGACCATCAAACAAAAGATAGAGTTTAATGAGATCATCCATGAGATCTACAGGATTGACCCTGAGACAGAGGTGGAACTGAGACGGCTGAGAAACGAGCTTCTTGAAATAAGCAGACGTCGTACTAGCATTGAGAATGAGATCAATGTGATCATGGTGGATCTGAAGACTCTGCGCTCCGAGAAGCCAAAGGTTGAACTGAAGGAAGTGACTCGAGAGTTGGTGAAAGAAGAGAGGAGTCCTGAAATTGTCAAAGAAATTAAGAGGTTGAATGAGCAGCTCACCATTTTGAGAACCAATTTTGACTCCACTATGAATCGGGTGATTCGTCTACGCAAGGACAGGGATGAGTGGAAGGCTGAAAGATCAAAGGTGGAGACCAAAGTGGTGACCAAAGAATTTATAAGGTATGAAAATGACCCTCTTCTGGAGAAGGAAGCTGAACATCTCAGGAGGGAAGTACGAGAGGAAATTCAACGTCGCCGAACGGTTGAGGAGAATGTGTTTGACCTTAAAAACAAGTACATTGTGCTGGAGAGACAGAAACCAGAAGAAAGGGTTGTGGTCCAAGAAATTGTGCGCCTCCAGACAGATCCCAGTCAGATTCTGGCCCACCAGAGGTTAGTCAAGACTTTGGAGGAGACCATAAAGGTTCGTAGGCAGCTAGAACTGGAGGTGCAGCAGATGAGATCTCTAGTCCTGGAGCTGGAGAAAAAGCTGGAGCTTGTGGATCGGCAGAAGAAGATCCAGGTAGAGACAGAGCTGAGACAAATCAAGGCTAGAATCTATGAACTTGAAACTTGTCCAACACCTGTTGAGGAAAAGATTGTTATAGAGGAGGTTTTGAAAGTTGAGAGAGACCCTACAGTTGACAAACTAATCACTGACCTTCGCGTTACCCTGGAAAATGAGAGTGCCAGCTTTTCCCGCCTGGAGAGAGATATTCGAAACCTCAAAATCAGGATAGAGTCTCTGACCAAAGAGAAATCTGTGGAGAAGGTCATCCATAAAGAGGTTATTAGGGTTGAGAAGGACCAAACGGTGGAGGCAGAAAGAGAAAACCTTAGAGCCCAACTAACCCAGTTGAAGAATGCAAGAGCCCTCAAAGATGAAGAACTTCTGCGACTCAACAACAAAATAACTCGAATTCATACAACCAGAACAAATTTCTCTCAAGAAGAGACCACCTTGATTGTGTACAGGGATAGAATCAATAAAGAGATGAATGAACTTCTCCAGGAGTTGAGAAGACTAGAGTCCCAAAAACAGGAGATCACCATAACTTTCCAACATCAATCCAAGCTCTTGAGTGAGAGGAACCAAGTCAGCAGGCAAAACAGCATCAAGCTGGAGTCTGAAGTCCAGCGCCTGGAGAGAGAAATCCTGGAAGTGAAAGAGCTTATCAACCAACTGGAAATTACTATCATGGAGCTCCAGAAACAAATAAAGGAGGTGCatcacacagagacaaacaccaGAGAGACCAATGTCTCCACCAAAGTCACAATTCTGGACCCAGAGACTGGCAAAGACATGTCAGCCTATGATGCCTATGTTGAAGGTCTGATTGATCGCAATCAGTACATCCACTTCCAAGAGCTTGAGTGTAGTTGGGAGGAAATCACAACCACTGGTCCTGAAGGTGAGACCACGCTTCTGCAGGATCGTAAAAGTGGAAAGCAGTACTCCATCGAGACAGCCCTGAAAAATGGCAGACTGACCAAGAATGAGCTTCAGCGCTACAGAGAGGGCAAAATGTCCATTTCAGAGTTTGCTCTTCTGGTTGCAGGGGAGAAGAAATCAACATCCCTCCCTCCTCTAAGTGCAACTCAAACAACAACTGTTCAGACAATAGCCCCAACAAGCCAGAGCTACAACTCCTCTTCACTGACGCGCCGCCTGTCCTACTCCAGCAATAGCAACTTAAACTCACTGTTGATCACCAGTGGAGATGAGCTTTTCCCCATTTCAGGTATCTTAGATGTCACCACAGACAGCCGCATGTCTGTACGAAGTGCACTTACACGCAAACTGATTGATCAAGACACAGCAATGAGGCTTCTGGAAGCTCAGGCTGCCACTGGAGGTATTGTGGACCTGAACAAAAAAGACAAACTCTCCATTCACAAGGCAGCAGAGTGTGGATTGATTGAGTCAAGCCATCTTCACAAACTCCTCAGTGCCCAGAAGGCCTTTACTGGCTTTGAAGACCCTGTGTCCAAAGAGCGAATGTCAGTGGGAGAAGCTGCCCGAAGGGGAATGATTCCCAACGACAGTGCCATGTGGTTCATGGAGGCGCAGATGCTGACTGGCGGACTGGTAGACCCGAAACGAGCAGGTCGTATTGACTTACAAAATGCTGTTAACACAAAACTGATTGATGCATCTATGGCCAAGCAACTTCAGGATGATTCGGCCTTCGTGAAGAATGTGATTGACCCCACCAAGAAGGAAAAGATCACATATAAGGAGGCCATGGCTCGATGCAAGAAGGACTACACCACAGGGCTGCTCCTGCTCCCTGCTGCCTCAACTGACACCGTTGACGCTCCATCCTATTCCAGCTACAATTTCTCCAAAAGATAA